The following are encoded in a window of Paramormyrops kingsleyae isolate MSU_618 chromosome 12, PKINGS_0.4, whole genome shotgun sequence genomic DNA:
- the LOC111837207 gene encoding uncharacterized protein, whose amino-acid sequence MKVTMQIKTFSVILIVLKFASNSDGKETMGDLVKATRSISKAEDFRDDTKLIMQPYANWEEYLVPAPVSIAILGELVFISSNVDFSINKNPPKGGFQLIRYPDSFRACLMQVANSGWAAFNEAHTNMDQIRLHTGNVPAYIRTSVQILLQENDELIQILLPDQLENIATISDQCVQLAERTEKKFTFVINLIQELLEACISAKKVYGDELEEVQRKIEETERRKNDSVRANERAKKTLEEMNKQLEDAKTTFDKAMNSLPSGWELIGMNFVEGLTQGIATILTLGTNLAARGGGGTKGTQARMEDENVFAMNNVLSKSGQLLGLAETLNSFIDNNEIQLSMIYDQQKGTTLTSFLEEQYNEVKTSVEREKDCKAKKDALDICTDAIKLCSELTEIAPEGQCDAAKSKDMIGRMQNVLTKTQKFDSQNKAFTNTPAFTPQPPQQAKESGFKRAGDMAVENARFRIEQSRVQLDKVREIQKESLENLEKNQKELTDILVTLRNCEVKEIDFNTTIRMLVKGLDAMGRVKEQWEKMVRFFQMISNIVKTCLDRSLTDFVKQSQAASQKNLSYNTKKFMKDLIYQQAFYASNVASLVNMISGTYVEISDKHVMDRISSLGKLMALDPSRPDFISEREKFQLACEDAQEAIRDLVTKNNMKFEQKTKERMERIESELKPMLPPVSEEKMNEIKEITESAFKEMSQEDEDQFA is encoded by the exons ATGAAGGTGACGAtgcaaatcaaaactttcagCGTTATTTTGATCGTGTTGAAGTTCGCCAGTAACTCTGATG GAAAGGAGACAATGGGAGACTTAGTGAAAGCTACCCGATCAATTTCCAAGGCTGAGGATTTCAGAGATGACACCAAGCTGATAATGCAACCCTATGCTAACTGGGAGGAGTACTTGGTACCTGCCCCAGTCTCCATAGCCATTCTGGGGGAGCTGGTCTTTATCTCCTCTAATGTAGATTTCTCTATCAACAAAAACCCTCCAAAAGGTGGGTTTCAGTTAATCAGGTACCCAGACTCATTCCGAGCCTGTCTTATGCAAGTGGCTAATTCTGGATGGGCAGCATTCAATGAGGCTCACACGAACATGGACCAGATCCGTCTCCACACTGGCAATGTGCCAGCTTACATCAGGACATCAGTTCAGATATTACTACAGGAGAATGATGAGCTGATCCAAATCCTCCTCCCTGACCAGCTGGAGAACATAGCTACTATATCAGACCAATGTGTGCAATTGGCTGAGCGAACAGAGAAAAAGTTCACCTTTGTTATTAATCTGATCCAAGAACTTTTAGAAGCTTGTATAAGTGCAAAGAAGGTATATGGTGATGAACTGGAAGAAGTCCAGCGTAAAATTGAGGAGACAGAAAGGAGGAAGAACGATTCAGTGAGAGCCAATGAAAGAGCTAAAAAAACACTTGAGGAGATGAATAAGCAGCTAGAAGATGCAAAGACGACATTTGATAAAGCAATGAATTCACTACCATCAGGGTGGGAATTGATTGGCATGAACTTTGTAGAGGGACTCACACAGGGTATAGCAACTATTTTGACCCTTGGGACAAATCTGGCGGCAAGAGGTGGAGGAGGTACAAAAGGCACACAAGCAAGAATGGAAGATGAAAATGTCTTTGCTATGAATAATGTGCTTTCAAAATCAGGTCAGCTTCTAGGGCTGGCTGAGACGTTGAACAGCTTTATTGACAATAATGAAATTCAACTGTCTATGATATATGATCAACAGAAAGGAACAACACTGACATCATTCCTGGAGGAACAATATAATGAGGTAAAAACCTCAGTGGAGCGTGAAAAAGACTGTAAAGCTAAAAAGGACGCACTCGACATCTGCACAGATGCTATTAAACTGTGCTCTGAGCTCACCGAGATCGCACCTGAAGGGCAATGCGATGCTGCCAAGTCGAAAGACATGATTGGAAGAATGCAGAATGTGCTGACAAAAACTCAGAAATTTGACTCTCAGAACAAAGCGTTCACAAACACACCAGCATTTACACCTCAACCCCCACAGCAAGCTAAGGAAAGTGGGTTTAAACGGGCAGGTGATATGGCGGTGGAGAATGCTCGTTTCCGCATAGAGCAGAGTCGAGTCCAGCTGGACAAGGTGAGAGAGATACAAAAGGAGAGTttggaaaacctggaaaaaaaCCAGAAGGAGCTGACAGATATCTTAGTCACACTGAGAAACTGTGAAGTAAAAGAGATTGACTTCAACACCACCATTAGAATGCTGGTCAAAGGTCTAGATGCCATGGGAAGAGTGAAAGAGCAGTGGGAGAAGATGGTACGCTTCTTCCAGATGATCTCCAACATCGTTAAGACCTGCCTGGATAGATCTCTGACTGATTTTGTGAAACAGTCTCAGGCGGCATCTCAGAAAAATCTGTCATATAACACAAAAAAGTTCATGAAAGACCTGATCTACCAGCAGGCCTTTTATGCATCGAATGTAGCCAGCTTGGTTAACATGATCTCAGGGACCTACGTTGAGATTTCTGACAAACATGTGATGGACAGGATCAGCAGCCTGGGCAAACTCATGGCTCTGGATCCCAGCAGACCAGATTTTATTAGTGAGCGTGAAAAATTTCAACTTGCCTGTGAAGACGCTCAAGAGGCAATAAGAGATCTTGTGACGAAGAACAACATGAAATTTGAGCAAAAGACAAAAGAGAGGATGGAGAGAATTGAAAGTGAGCTAAAGCCAATGTTACCCCCAGTATCTGAGGAGAAAATGAATGAGATCAAAGAAATAACAGAATCTGCATTTAAAGAAATGAGTCAGGAGGATGAAGATCAGTTTGCATGA